In one Sphingomonas hankookensis genomic region, the following are encoded:
- the mnmA gene encoding tRNA 2-thiouridine(34) synthase MnmA, whose translation MDLGEFQLDAPVSARRIVVAMSGGVDSSVVAALAHATGAETIGVTLQLYDHGAAVGRAGSCCAGRDIRDARVVCDRLGIAHYVFDHESSFRETVIDDFADAYLAGRTPIPCVKCNMGPKFTDLFALARDLGADCLATGHYIRRVMGPAGAELHRAIDTARDQSYFLFATTQAQLDFLRFPLGAMPKARVREIAAELGLGVAGKPDSQDICFVPDGDYAGLVRKLRPEAKDGGEIVDLEGRVLGRHGGLVGYTVGQRRGLEIGGLAEPLYVVRLEPATKRLVVGPRSALAVGAARLSDINWIGGDHAGPLTAKVRSMAKPVPARLAGERLVFDAPEYGVAPGQAAVLYAGDRVLGGGWIEGTEAA comes from the coding sequence ATGGACCTTGGTGAATTTCAACTGGATGCGCCCGTTTCGGCGCGCCGCATCGTCGTGGCGATGTCGGGCGGCGTGGACAGTTCGGTGGTCGCCGCACTCGCCCATGCGACCGGGGCGGAGACGATCGGCGTCACGCTGCAGCTCTACGATCATGGCGCGGCGGTAGGACGTGCCGGATCATGCTGCGCCGGGCGCGACATTCGCGATGCGCGTGTGGTGTGCGACAGGCTCGGCATCGCCCATTATGTCTTCGACCATGAAAGCAGCTTTCGCGAGACGGTGATCGACGATTTCGCCGATGCCTATCTGGCCGGGCGCACGCCGATCCCTTGCGTGAAGTGCAATATGGGGCCGAAATTCACCGACCTGTTCGCGCTGGCCCGCGACCTGGGTGCCGATTGCCTTGCGACCGGCCATTATATCCGGCGGGTGATGGGGCCGGCCGGGGCCGAATTGCACCGTGCGATCGATACGGCGCGCGACCAGAGCTATTTCCTGTTCGCGACGACGCAGGCCCAGCTCGACTTCCTGCGTTTCCCGCTGGGCGCGATGCCCAAGGCAAGGGTGCGCGAGATCGCCGCCGAACTGGGGCTGGGCGTCGCCGGAAAGCCCGACAGCCAGGACATCTGCTTCGTCCCCGATGGCGATTATGCCGGGCTGGTGCGCAAATTGCGGCCCGAGGCGAAGGACGGTGGCGAGATCGTCGATCTGGAAGGGCGGGTGCTGGGCCGCCATGGCGGACTGGTCGGCTATACCGTCGGGCAGCGGCGCGGCCTCGAGATCGGCGGGCTGGCCGAACCGCTCTATGTCGTACGCCTCGAACCCGCGACGAAGCGGCTGGTCGTCGGCCCGCGCAGCGCGCTGGCGGTCGGCGCGGCGCGGCTCTCCGACATCAACTGGATCGGCGGCGACCATGCCGGACCGCTGACCGCCAAGGTACGATCGATGGCCAAGCCGGTGCCGGCGCGGCTGGCGGGCGAACGGCTGGTGTTCGACGCGCCCGAATATGGCGTCGCGCCGGGACAGGCGGCGGTGCTCTATGCCGGTGACCGCGTGCTGGGCGGCGGCTGGATCGAAGGGACCGAGGCGGCCTGA
- the sciP gene encoding CtrA inhibitor SciP codes for MIENHKIRPAKVIGPLGEPLTIDSLPPPDTTRWVVRRKAEVVAAVNGGLLSVDDVCQRYNLSAEEFASWQRAVDRSGMPGLRVTRIQHYKSLYERQQRKY; via the coding sequence ATGATTGAGAACCACAAAATCCGTCCGGCAAAAGTGATCGGTCCGCTCGGCGAACCGCTGACGATCGATTCGCTGCCGCCGCCCGATACGACCCGCTGGGTCGTGCGACGCAAGGCGGAAGTGGTCGCAGCGGTCAATGGCGGCCTGCTGAGCGTCGACGACGTGTGCCAGCGCTACAACCTGTCGGCGGAGGAATTCGCCAGCTGGCAGCGCGCGGTCGACCGGTCGGGGATGCCGGGCCTGCGCGTGACGCGGATCCAGCACTACAAGTCCCTGTATGAGCGGCAGCAGCGCAAATATTGA
- a CDS encoding GlsB/YeaQ/YmgE family stress response membrane protein, producing the protein MGIIIWLVVGGIVGWLASIIMRTDAQQGIILNVVVGIVGAVIAGFVTGANINNGITVMSFLYSLVGAIVLLAIVNLVRRGSVR; encoded by the coding sequence ATGGGTATCATCATCTGGCTGGTTGTTGGTGGCATCGTCGGCTGGCTCGCCAGCATCATCATGCGGACCGATGCGCAGCAGGGCATCATCCTGAACGTCGTCGTCGGCATCGTCGGTGCCGTGATCGCCGGTTTCGTGACCGGTGCGAACATCAACAACGGCATCACCGTGATGAGCTTCCTGTATTCGCTGGTCGGCGCGATCGTGCTGCTGGCAATCGTGAACCTCGTGCGTCGCGGTTCGGTGCGCTAA
- a CDS encoding GAF domain-containing protein, translating into MGATIDTTGSDRRFAAIRDYRLIEAIGDGGQDDLARLAAEICEAPVALVTLLAADQQWFVAAVGTDLCGTSLGDAICTHALDVEDILVIPDLSTDPRTCNSGIVTGEPHIRFYAGVPLRIAEGVPVGTLCVIDVVARPQGLSNTQRDMLLRLARQAVTTLELRRLLAERDETLRRIAETEAALSGNEQRWQRLFENISDGFALGEAIRDPDGQVVDWQFVDANPAWFALSGVDRERMLALTGRRLDPAAPAHWADELHGMLSDGVPIGFVHHIPHLRRWFRGHCFRIEGDRFGAILRDITAERAADGRQSALIQLGDLLRDCHDVADVARAASALIGQALDVSCAGFGRIDAGLTQVEIGPDWTVTGGASLTGRQALDTFGELAGDIGRGDAIVVADVQHDRRTAGHADALIARGIGAFVIVPVRRDGRIVSAFLVCMTGPRQWTGEEIVFLRKVADRVEVGMAQVESEARQNLLIQELAHRLKNTLSMVQAIASQTLRGSVDRAPLDAFERRLQALGVAHDVLVERNWVGADMATTIGQVMAVFGCDDRITLTGPDVALGARAALALALMLHELGTNAVKYGALSTVEGSVLLDWQVADDQLSMTWRECGGPSVQQPARRGFGSKLLRLGLAGTGDSEICYDPAGVRVSMRANLADLVGG; encoded by the coding sequence ATGGGGGCGACGATCGATACGACCGGATCGGACCGGCGGTTCGCCGCGATCCGCGACTATCGGCTGATCGAGGCGATTGGCGATGGCGGGCAGGACGACCTTGCCCGGCTTGCCGCCGAAATCTGCGAAGCGCCGGTGGCGCTGGTCACCCTGCTCGCGGCGGACCAGCAATGGTTCGTGGCGGCGGTCGGCACCGATCTGTGCGGCACGTCGCTGGGCGATGCGATCTGCACCCACGCGCTCGATGTCGAAGACATCCTCGTCATTCCCGACCTCTCGACCGATCCGCGTACCTGCAACAGCGGGATCGTGACAGGGGAACCGCATATCCGCTTCTATGCCGGCGTGCCGCTGCGCATTGCCGAAGGGGTTCCGGTCGGGACGCTGTGCGTGATCGATGTCGTCGCCCGTCCCCAAGGGTTGAGCAACACCCAGCGCGACATGCTGCTGCGGCTCGCGCGGCAGGCGGTAACCACGCTCGAACTGCGACGGCTGCTCGCCGAACGCGACGAAACCCTGCGCCGCATCGCCGAGACCGAGGCGGCGCTGAGCGGCAACGAGCAACGCTGGCAGCGACTGTTCGAAAATATCAGCGACGGCTTTGCATTGGGCGAGGCGATCCGCGACCCGGACGGGCAGGTGGTCGATTGGCAGTTCGTCGACGCCAATCCGGCGTGGTTCGCGCTGTCGGGCGTGGACCGCGAACGGATGCTGGCACTGACCGGACGGCGGCTCGATCCGGCTGCCCCCGCGCACTGGGCCGACGAATTGCACGGCATGCTGTCGGACGGCGTGCCGATCGGTTTCGTCCACCACATCCCCCATCTGCGCCGCTGGTTCCGCGGCCATTGTTTCCGCATCGAGGGCGACCGGTTCGGCGCGATCCTGCGCGACATCACCGCCGAACGCGCAGCGGATGGCCGCCAGTCCGCGCTGATCCAGCTCGGCGACCTGCTGCGCGACTGCCACGATGTCGCCGATGTCGCGCGGGCGGCGTCGGCGCTGATCGGGCAGGCGCTGGACGTCAGCTGTGCCGGGTTCGGCCGGATCGACGCCGGTCTGACGCAGGTGGAAATCGGTCCCGACTGGACCGTGACCGGCGGCGCGTCGCTAACGGGGCGACAGGCGCTCGACACCTTCGGTGAACTGGCGGGCGATATCGGACGGGGCGACGCGATAGTGGTCGCGGATGTCCAGCACGATCGTCGGACGGCGGGGCATGCCGATGCGCTGATCGCGCGCGGCATCGGCGCGTTCGTCATCGTACCGGTGCGCCGCGACGGACGAATCGTTTCCGCATTCCTCGTCTGCATGACCGGTCCGCGCCAATGGACCGGGGAGGAAATCGTGTTCCTGCGCAAGGTGGCCGACCGGGTCGAGGTCGGCATGGCGCAGGTCGAATCGGAAGCGCGGCAGAATCTGCTGATCCAAGAACTCGCTCACCGGCTGAAGAACACCCTGTCGATGGTGCAGGCGATCGCCTCGCAGACGCTGCGCGGGTCGGTCGACCGCGCGCCGCTCGACGCGTTCGAACGCCGGTTGCAGGCGCTGGGCGTGGCGCATGACGTGCTGGTCGAACGCAACTGGGTTGGTGCCGACATGGCGACGACCATCGGACAGGTAATGGCGGTGTTCGGCTGCGACGACCGCATTACGCTGACCGGTCCCGACGTGGCGCTCGGCGCCCGGGCGGCGCTGGCGCTGGCGTTGATGCTGCACGAACTGGGCACCAACGCGGTCAAATATGGCGCGCTGTCGACCGTCGAAGGGTCGGTGCTGCTCGACTGGCAGGTGGCCGACGATCAGCTGAGCATGACGTGGCGGGAATGCGGTGGCCCGTCGGTGCAGCAACCGGCCCGCCGGGGGTTCGGGTCGAAGCTGTTGCGGCTGGGCCTGGCGGGAACGGGGGACAGTGAAATCTGTTACGATCCGGCGGGCGTCCGCGTGTCGATGCGCGCCAATCTTGCCGATCTGGTCGGCGGCTGA